One window of the Clostridium sp. MB40-C1 genome contains the following:
- a CDS encoding phage portal protein, translating to MSSWFLNLFSNNKTVQLDGEYGSLEGELFYKQLAIESYIDLIANTISRAESLTYEKGKEVRKESYYLFNVKPNQNLSGSEFWKKAIYKLFLDNELLIVQVDNKLYIADSFNAKKFALKDNIYSDVIVDDYPLKDVFKESDVFHLTLNNSNVKNIIDGLYAGYAKLIKAGQISYIKNKTRRGTLNIDSSYSQTKQAQTDLQDLMDNKFKTFFNSEKDVVLPLNKGLSYTELGMNNKGKSVGEVRDVRSYINDIFDFVGIAFNVPPVLIKNDIADTDSAINNFLMFCINPLAKLISDEVNMKFYSKKDYLERTYMKLDTSRIRVTTLKDIANALDVLTRIGAYTINDNLRTLDKEPINENWANERYMTKNYEKISKGGS from the coding sequence ATAAGTAGTTGGTTCTTAAACCTATTTAGTAACAATAAAACAGTTCAACTTGATGGAGAATATGGGAGTTTAGAAGGAGAGTTATTTTATAAGCAATTAGCAATAGAAAGCTATATTGATTTAATTGCTAATACAATAAGCAGAGCAGAGTCCTTGACATATGAAAAAGGTAAGGAAGTTAGAAAAGAAAGTTACTATCTCTTTAATGTGAAACCTAACCAAAATCTTAGTGGTAGTGAGTTTTGGAAAAAAGCAATATATAAATTATTTCTGGATAATGAACTACTAATAGTACAAGTTGATAATAAATTATATATCGCTGATAGTTTTAATGCTAAAAAATTTGCATTAAAAGATAATATTTATAGTGATGTTATAGTTGATGATTATCCTTTAAAAGATGTATTTAAAGAGAGTGATGTATTTCATCTTACTTTGAACAACTCTAATGTAAAAAATATTATTGATGGTTTATATGCTGGATATGCAAAATTAATAAAGGCTGGACAAATAAGCTATATTAAAAATAAAACAAGACGTGGAACATTAAATATAGATAGTAGTTATTCACAAACAAAACAGGCACAAACTGATTTACAAGACTTAATGGATAATAAGTTTAAAACATTTTTCAACTCTGAAAAAGATGTTGTTCTGCCGCTTAATAAAGGACTTAGTTATACCGAATTAGGGATGAATAACAAAGGTAAAAGTGTAGGAGAGGTAAGGGATGTAAGAAGCTATATAAATGATATTTTTGATTTTGTAGGTATAGCTTTTAATGTACCGCCAGTATTAATAAAAAACGATATAGCGGATACAGATAGCGCTATAAATAACTTTCTTATGTTTTGCATTAATCCACTTGCAAAGCTTATTTCTGATGAAGTTAATATGAAGTTCTACTCTAAAAAAGACTACCTAGAAAGAACTTATATGAAACTTGATACTAGCAGAATAAGAGTCACAACACTTAAAGATATAGCAAATGCTTTAGATGTGCTTACTAGAATAGGAGCATACACAATAAATGATAATTTAAGAACATTAGATAAAGAACCTATTAATGAAAATTGGGCAAATGAAAGATACATGACTAAGAATTATGAGAAAATTAGCAAAGGAGGTAGTTAG
- a CDS encoding head maturation protease, ClpP-related yields MDDIKIPKIQTKLQVNNSTEKDTAEMYLYGTIRKAYWWESDDDCISANRIKNVLAELKDKDINIHLNSPGGDVFESIAICNLLKQHSGNITIIIDALAASGGSVICMGANKVIMLSNSMMMIHKAWTIASGNADDLRKNANDLDKMDNAVLASYKSRFVGTDEELKALIKESSWFTADECKSLGFCDEILDEQQDLEPQEDIKNSILNKYMNKSKEPQWDPKPKPKVVANKNKQAIQNLFKKLGGVQ; encoded by the coding sequence GTGGATGATATAAAAATTCCTAAGATACAGACTAAGTTGCAAGTTAATAATTCTACTGAAAAAGATACAGCTGAAATGTATTTGTATGGTACTATAAGAAAAGCATATTGGTGGGAAAGTGATGATGATTGTATTAGTGCAAATAGAATTAAGAATGTACTTGCAGAATTAAAAGATAAAGATATTAATATACACTTAAACAGTCCTGGTGGAGATGTTTTTGAAAGTATCGCAATATGCAATTTACTTAAACAGCATAGTGGTAATATAACAATTATAATAGATGCCTTAGCTGCAAGTGGTGGAAGTGTAATTTGTATGGGAGCCAATAAAGTTATTATGTTATCTAACAGTATGATGATGATTCATAAGGCATGGACAATTGCATCTGGTAATGCTGATGACTTAAGAAAAAATGCTAATGATTTAGATAAAATGGATAATGCTGTATTAGCAAGCTATAAAAGTAGATTTGTTGGTACAGATGAAGAATTAAAAGCTTTGATAAAAGAATCTAGTTGGTTTACTGCTGATGAGTGTAAGTCTTTAGGTTTCTGTGATGAAATTTTAGATGAACAACAGGATTTAGAGCCACAAGAAGATATTAAAAATTCTATATTAAATAAATATATGAATAAATCAAAAGAACCACAATGGGATCCTAAACCGAAGCCTAAGGTGGTTGCAAATAAAAACAAACAAGCTATACAAAATTTATTTAAAAAATTAGGAGGAGTACAATAA
- a CDS encoding phage major capsid protein, with amino-acid sequence MGMINPDLQSRIQAETQEKIKNAIESGNADDLSIAIVAMATDIENNITKQAKASINEDLNDKAIMNKRGLNPLTAEEIKYYNEVISKGGFKGVEELMPKTVIDRVFEELEKEHPLLSKINFINTTGITEWINRTNDVEAAWWGALSDEIKKKLDNGFKKEKTDLFKLSAYIPVTKSMLDLGPQWLDKFVRTMLAESMAIALELAIVAGTGKEQPIGMLKDLNKPVTEGVYADKDSIKLIDFAPATLGKNVMAPLTKEGTRNVTGIIMVVNPVDYWEKIFGQTTFLTSQGTYVYGVMPIPGDIIQSVAVPKGKMIAGMAKDYFMGIGSSQKIEYSDQYHFLEDERVYLAKQYGNGKPKDNDSFLVFDINDLETEPPKATKSK; translated from the coding sequence ATGGGAATGATTAATCCAGATTTACAAAGTAGAATACAAGCTGAGACACAAGAAAAAATAAAAAATGCAATTGAGAGTGGAAACGCAGATGATTTATCAATTGCAATAGTGGCAATGGCTACAGATATTGAAAATAACATAACGAAACAAGCTAAAGCTTCTATTAATGAAGATTTGAATGATAAGGCAATAATGAATAAAAGAGGTTTAAATCCACTTACTGCAGAAGAAATAAAATATTATAATGAAGTGATTTCTAAAGGTGGTTTTAAGGGTGTTGAGGAATTGATGCCTAAAACTGTTATAGATAGAGTTTTTGAAGAACTTGAAAAGGAACATCCATTACTAAGCAAAATTAATTTTATTAATACAACAGGTATTACAGAGTGGATAAATAGGACAAATGATGTAGAAGCAGCATGGTGGGGAGCATTGAGCGACGAGATTAAAAAGAAGTTAGACAATGGATTTAAGAAAGAAAAGACAGATTTATTTAAGTTAAGTGCGTATATTCCAGTTACAAAATCTATGCTAGATTTAGGACCACAGTGGCTTGATAAGTTTGTAAGAACAATGCTCGCTGAATCTATGGCTATTGCTTTAGAACTAGCTATTGTAGCTGGTACTGGTAAAGAACAACCTATAGGAATGTTGAAAGATTTAAACAAACCTGTAACAGAAGGAGTTTATGCAGATAAGGATTCTATAAAGTTAATTGATTTTGCTCCAGCAACATTAGGCAAAAATGTAATGGCACCTCTTACTAAAGAGGGAACTAGAAATGTAACAGGAATTATAATGGTAGTTAATCCAGTAGATTATTGGGAAAAAATCTTTGGACAAACTACCTTTTTAACTTCACAAGGTACTTATGTATATGGAGTAATGCCAATACCAGGAGATATAATTCAGTCAGTTGCAGTTCCAAAGGGAAAGATGATAGCTGGTATGGCTAAAGATTATTTTATGGGTATAGGATCAAGCCAAAAAATAGAGTATTCTGACCAATATCATTTTTTAGAGGATGAAAGAGTTTATTTAGCTAAGCAATATGGGAATGGTAAACCAAAGGACAACGATAGTTTCCTAGTTTTTGATATTAATGATTTAGAAACAGAGCCACCAAAAGCTACTAAGTCTAAGTAG
- a CDS encoding phage head closure protein, with product MIKNKNEAMKELGKVLDKRIIIQKNSTVQNENGFDIEEWKDYKPVWAKKNNLFGKEYFAAKAINAENTVEFEIRYSKELEPLLEKDGTKLYRILYKNRPFDIIYVDNIREENRWLKIKSIEVN from the coding sequence ATGATAAAGAACAAGAATGAAGCAATGAAAGAATTAGGAAAAGTGTTGGACAAAAGAATAATTATACAAAAAAACTCCACAGTACAAAACGAAAATGGCTTTGATATAGAAGAATGGAAGGATTATAAACCAGTTTGGGCAAAAAAGAACAATCTATTTGGTAAAGAATACTTTGCTGCTAAAGCTATAAATGCTGAAAACACAGTAGAATTTGAAATAAGATATTCTAAAGAATTAGAACCTTTACTTGAAAAAGATGGTACCAAATTATATAGAATACTATATAAAAATAGACCTTTTGATATTATCTATGTTGATAATATAAGAGAGGAGAATAGATGGCTAAAAATAAAAAGTATTGAGGTGAATTAG
- a CDS encoding HK97-gp10 family putative phage morphogenesis protein: MADGIEVEGLDDFTNMLKDMTIDRNDETKAMRAAIQPIKERLEIDTPKGVTKKLSKVKTSVRKDGLATVGTVKAGAWWDKFQEFGTSQQKKNVGYFERSVRNTEDKAIEILSRELLKKVR, encoded by the coding sequence TTGGCTGATGGGATAGAAGTTGAAGGGTTAGATGATTTTACAAATATGCTAAAAGACATGACAATAGATAGAAATGATGAAACTAAAGCTATGAGAGCTGCTATACAACCTATAAAAGAAAGGTTAGAAATAGACACACCAAAAGGTGTTACTAAAAAGCTATCTAAAGTGAAAACTTCTGTAAGGAAAGATGGGCTTGCAACAGTAGGGACAGTAAAAGCAGGCGCTTGGTGGGATAAATTTCAAGAGTTTGGGACTAGCCAGCAAAAAAAGAATGTTGGCTATTTTGAACGGTCTGTTAGGAATACAGAAGATAAAGCCATTGAAATATTATCTAGAGAATTATTAAAAAAAGTTAGGTGA
- a CDS encoding prohead protease, translating into MNIKQYLLKTLSNKELLELLPNKKVYFLHAISTEENPLQTPYVEYEIINEYGANYSEGQEEFTTYIVQVDIFSKDDFTIIEEIIKKNMINKEFNRDMCANSFEKNTQLNHCAMRFNISLLTSES; encoded by the coding sequence ATGAATATAAAACAATATCTTTTAAAAACATTATCCAATAAAGAGTTATTAGAATTATTGCCTAATAAAAAAGTATATTTCTTACATGCAATTAGCACAGAAGAAAATCCTCTGCAAACGCCATATGTAGAATATGAAATTATAAATGAATATGGTGCTAATTATTCTGAGGGTCAAGAAGAATTTACAACATATATAGTACAGGTAGATATATTTTCTAAAGATGATTTTACAATTATAGAGGAGATAATTAAAAAGAATATGATTAATAAAGAATTTAATAGAGATATGTGTGCCAATTCATTTGAAAAAAATACACAATTGAACCATTGTGCAATGAGATTTAATATAAGTTTACTGACTAGTGAAAGCTAG
- a CDS encoding major tail protein, with the protein MDKVVPIVDLKKLYVAEVKEDGLTSVFGEPRYYEGVKELGLKPKISSDEFFAEGILWLSDTTLANIDVEIDITDLKQEEEAFLLGHKLAKEGGIIRSANDKAPEVALLYKAIKGNGKARYGIMYKGVFSVADENYKSKEGKTNYQTKKLKGTFAPLHSNEMWNWKVDEEDGMTDEKFFASVIIPTEKTILDK; encoded by the coding sequence ATGGATAAAGTAGTTCCTATAGTGGACTTAAAAAAATTATATGTGGCTGAAGTTAAAGAAGATGGTTTAACTTCAGTATTTGGAGAGCCAAGATATTATGAAGGTGTAAAAGAATTAGGATTAAAACCAAAGATTAGTTCTGATGAATTTTTTGCAGAAGGAATTTTGTGGCTATCTGATACTACATTAGCTAACATAGATGTAGAAATAGATATTACAGACTTAAAACAAGAGGAAGAGGCGTTTTTATTAGGTCACAAATTAGCAAAAGAAGGCGGAATAATCAGAAGTGCAAATGATAAAGCCCCAGAGGTTGCACTTCTATACAAAGCTATAAAAGGTAATGGTAAGGCTAGATATGGGATAATGTATAAGGGAGTATTTTCTGTAGCAGATGAAAATTACAAAAGTAAAGAAGGTAAAACAAATTACCAAACTAAGAAATTGAAAGGAACTTTTGCTCCACTACATAGCAATGAGATGTGGAATTGGAAAGTTGATGAAGAAGATGGCATGACTGATGAAAAATTCTTTGCAAGTGTTATAATTCCTACAGAAAAAACAATATTAGATAAGTAG
- a CDS encoding RNA polymerase subunit sigma produces MLDKIRKQEIGDKEYSFRMTNKTIRKIDEKYGNYGSVIYGLMEGQQFYTNSLKLVSMSCIDKDKEGNVKEFSIEELEEIMTAEQYRDITTLAVNLYFDYIGLDTDEPEKKEETEKN; encoded by the coding sequence ATGTTAGATAAAATAAGAAAACAAGAAATTGGAGATAAAGAATATTCTTTTAGAATGACTAATAAAACAATTCGTAAAATAGATGAAAAGTATGGTAATTATGGAAGTGTAATTTATGGACTGATGGAAGGGCAGCAATTTTATACTAATTCTCTTAAGTTAGTTTCTATGTCTTGTATAGATAAAGATAAAGAAGGAAATGTAAAAGAGTTTAGTATAGAAGAGTTAGAAGAAATAATGACAGCAGAGCAATATAGAGATATTACAACTTTAGCAGTTAATCTGTATTTTGATTATATAGGATTAGATACTGATGAACCAGAAAAGAAAGAAGAAACTGAAAAAAACTAA
- a CDS encoding hemolysin, translating to MWKAHIKFNGWKVNSDNENNTKSDNNYKKVNIEDIPFL from the coding sequence ATGTGGAAAGCTCATATAAAATTTAATGGTTGGAAAGTAAATAGTGATAATGAAAATAACACAAAAAGTGATAATAACTATAAAAAAGTAAATATTGAAGATATACCATTTTTATAA
- a CDS encoding phage tail tape measure protein, translating into MANNTEKRITAKMVLDSTGFNNGLKGVNSSLKNAQSEMKLASQGIKSFGADSNKLKSVQESLTKQIELHSKKVDVYRQSMEKAKTKMQDNIRKRDELKTSLDSANRKYDEAVRIYGRESTEARKAKEEVDRLKSEHEKASKAVETNAKQVQNHERNMNNANTAMVRTQGELRRTNEELARNNNKWLQASENLQRHSEKLKSMGGKITNVGKNLTTHVSLPLAGIGIAASKVGMDFEAEMSKVQAISGATGEDFKKLKAKAEEMGAKTKFSATESAEGLEYMAMAGWKTQDMLDGLPPILNLAIASGEELGSTSDIVTDALTAFGLKAKDAGMFSDVLAAASSNANTNVGMMGATFQYAAPVAGALGYSVQDTAIAIGLMANAGIKADKAGTAIRTGLTNLVKPTDNMADAMDKYGISVEDTHGKMKPFRQLIVELREKLGKLDKATQANVVSTIFGKEAMSGWLSVINASPADVDKLTKAIDTSQGATDKMAATMSNNAKGSITEMKSALEGAGIKIFEVVAPSITSLAKEVSKMADKFSKLNPKTQETIVKMGALAIAGGPIIGGIGRITTGIGGLVGLVGKAAGGIGKLTLATRGASVAAAGASAATTTATTATTGLGLAAKLGPALLSPYTLAIAGVGIAAVGLHQHMKQEAIPAVNLFADGVKKTTTTVKTANGQIMQSYGETTVKISEETKKQVGAYMELDKGVTESLTSMYANRTKITQENSQKLQETYTQMNEQIKSGIDKHHQDRLTNLNKFFDDNMALTDKEKAEILSKENAHNEQMKASNQEYTDKIKAILDRASKENRQLKKEEVQDITMYQNQMKENAVKALSKQEVESKLILERLKSSNTRITAESASNAIQNAEKQRRETISAAEKQYDDTVRNIIRMRDETGSITKEQADKMIKEAERQKKQTIDIADMQKQGVVSRIKEMNSDVMKDIDETDGHIMSKWDKLKNWFLNNPIVRWIKTKTSGGDGEADSNWTGNNYFRGGLTYLHDAPGRNSNYELYDLPRGTRIYNHDASQELVLKTAESVATKVANSVLSDFNGGNGGINVTQNIYSETPSPAEIARQTKNSLRELALNW; encoded by the coding sequence ATGGCTAATAACACAGAAAAAAGAATTACTGCAAAAATGGTACTTGATTCCACTGGTTTTAACAATGGCTTAAAAGGAGTTAATAGTAGTCTAAAAAATGCACAAAGTGAAATGAAACTGGCTAGCCAAGGTATAAAAAGTTTTGGTGCAGACAGTAATAAATTAAAATCTGTACAAGAAAGCCTTACTAAACAAATAGAACTTCACAGCAAAAAAGTAGATGTATACAGACAAAGCATGGAAAAAGCTAAAACTAAAATGCAAGATAATATTAGAAAGCGTGATGAATTAAAAACTAGTTTAGATAGTGCGAACCGAAAATATGATGAAGCTGTGAGAATTTATGGTAGAGAATCTACGGAAGCTAGAAAAGCTAAAGAAGAAGTTGATAGGCTAAAGTCCGAACATGAAAAAGCTAGTAAAGCCGTGGAAACCAACGCTAAACAAGTGCAAAATCATGAGCGTAATATGAACAATGCTAATACTGCTATGGTTAGAACACAAGGAGAACTACGAAGAACAAATGAAGAATTAGCGAGAAATAATAATAAATGGTTACAAGCTAGTGAAAATCTACAAAGACATAGTGAAAAGCTTAAAAGCATGGGCGGTAAAATAACTAATGTAGGTAAGAATCTTACCACTCATGTTAGTTTGCCACTTGCAGGTATTGGTATTGCTGCAAGTAAGGTTGGAATGGACTTTGAAGCAGAAATGAGCAAGGTACAAGCGATAAGTGGCGCTACTGGGGAAGACTTTAAAAAACTAAAAGCTAAAGCCGAGGAGATGGGTGCTAAAACAAAATTTAGTGCAACCGAATCCGCAGAAGGATTAGAATATATGGCTATGGCAGGATGGAAAACGCAGGATATGCTAGATGGATTGCCTCCTATTTTAAATCTTGCCATAGCAAGTGGTGAAGAGCTTGGGTCTACGTCCGACATTGTTACAGATGCATTAACGGCGTTTGGGCTTAAAGCAAAAGATGCTGGAATGTTTAGTGATGTTTTAGCAGCAGCATCCTCTAATGCAAATACTAATGTTGGTATGATGGGAGCAACATTCCAGTATGCTGCTCCAGTGGCAGGGGCTCTTGGATATTCTGTACAAGATACTGCTATAGCTATAGGATTAATGGCAAATGCAGGTATAAAAGCAGATAAAGCAGGTACAGCAATAAGAACTGGACTTACTAATTTAGTAAAACCAACGGACAATATGGCGGATGCTATGGACAAGTATGGTATATCTGTTGAGGACACACATGGCAAGATGAAACCATTTAGACAGCTTATAGTAGAACTTAGAGAAAAATTAGGGAAACTAGATAAAGCAACACAAGCTAATGTAGTATCTACAATTTTCGGAAAAGAAGCTATGTCTGGGTGGTTAAGTGTTATAAACGCTAGTCCTGCAGATGTTGACAAGCTTACTAAAGCCATAGATACATCGCAGGGGGCTACAGATAAGATGGCAGCTACAATGAGTAATAACGCCAAAGGTAGCATTACAGAAATGAAAAGTGCTCTTGAGGGTGCTGGAATAAAAATTTTCGAGGTAGTAGCACCAAGCATAACCTCTTTAGCAAAAGAGGTTAGCAAAATGGCTGATAAATTTAGTAAACTAAACCCTAAAACGCAAGAAACAATTGTTAAGATGGGAGCATTAGCTATAGCGGGTGGCCCAATTATTGGTGGAATAGGTAGAATAACAACAGGCATAGGTGGGTTAGTAGGCTTAGTAGGGAAAGCAGCAGGAGGAATAGGTAAATTAACATTAGCTACTAGAGGAGCGAGTGTAGCTGCAGCGGGAGCAAGTGCAGCAACAACTACTGCCACAACTGCAACAACTGGCTTAGGATTAGCTGCGAAATTAGGCCCCGCATTATTAAGTCCTTATACTCTTGCTATTGCTGGAGTTGGTATTGCCGCAGTTGGATTACATCAACACATGAAACAAGAAGCTATACCCGCAGTTAACTTATTTGCAGATGGGGTAAAGAAAACAACTACGACAGTAAAAACTGCTAATGGGCAAATAATGCAAAGTTATGGAGAGACAACCGTTAAAATTTCGGAAGAAACTAAAAAGCAGGTGGGCGCTTACATGGAATTAGATAAGGGAGTAACAGAGAGCCTTACAAGTATGTATGCTAACAGAACAAAAATAACTCAAGAGAACTCGCAAAAATTGCAAGAAACTTATACACAAATGAATGAGCAGATTAAATCTGGAATAGACAAACATCATCAAGATAGGCTTACTAATCTAAATAAATTTTTTGATGATAATATGGCACTAACAGATAAGGAAAAAGCTGAAATATTATCGAAAGAAAATGCTCACAACGAACAGATGAAAGCTAGTAATCAAGAGTATACTGACAAAATAAAAGCTATATTAGATAGAGCTTCTAAAGAAAATAGACAACTAAAAAAAGAAGAAGTTCAAGACATAACAATGTACCAAAACCAGATGAAAGAGAATGCTGTTAAAGCATTAAGTAAGCAAGAAGTTGAATCTAAGCTAATCTTAGAAAGATTGAAGTCTAGCAATACTAGAATCACAGCAGAGTCAGCGAGCAATGCAATTCAAAACGCAGAGAAACAAAGAAGAGAGACAATATCTGCGGCAGAAAAACAGTATGATGATACTGTAAGAAATATAATTAGAATGAGAGATGAGACAGGATCTATAACAAAAGAGCAAGCAGATAAGATGATAAAGGAAGCAGAAAGGCAAAAAAAACAGACAATAGATATAGCAGATATGCAAAAACAGGGCGTAGTTAGTAGGATAAAAGAGATGAACTCTGATGTAATGAAGGACATTGATGAAACAGATGGTCATATTATGAGCAAGTGGGACAAGTTAAAAAATTGGTTTTTAAATAACCCTATCGTGCGTTGGATTAAAACTAAAACTTCGGGTGGCGACGGCGAAGCTGATAGCAACTGGACAGGAAATAATTATTTTAGAGGTGGACTTACTTATCTCCATGATGCTCCAGGTAGAAATAGCAATTATGAATTATATGATTTACCAAGAGGAACAAGGATTTATAATCATGATGCTAGCCAAGAATTAGTTTTAAAAACTGCTGAAAGTGTTGCAACTAAAGTAGCGAATAGTGTACTTAGTGATTTTAATGGTGGCAATGGTGGTATAAACGTAACACAGAATATTTATAGTGAAACTCCAAGTCCTGCTGAAATAGCAAGACAAACCAAAAACAGTTTAAGAGAATTAGCACTGAATTGGTAA
- a CDS encoding phage tail family protein: MNKKEKFIFENELGQQIEFSIWSPFFLQNIDGISGLKNIIYSNKGMGQDGSTYTGSTFDNRNIVVQGVIQENKEINREKLLSIINPTLKSKLFYTDGSIEKYVECIVEVAPVITKDNKPKFQISLLCNNPYWKDYTDTKINIALWKGDFHFPLIMPQGKGIIMGHREPSLIVNVNNTGQVKTGMIIEFYARGTLSNPSLFNVNTREFIKINKGMVAGEKFIINTNEGKKKILQRLNGVEKDIINYLDIDGGGYTFLQLDAGDNLFRYNADSNLDNLEVSIYFSPQYLGV, from the coding sequence ATGAATAAAAAAGAAAAATTTATATTTGAAAATGAATTAGGGCAACAGATAGAATTTTCTATTTGGAGTCCTTTTTTCTTACAAAATATAGATGGAATAAGCGGATTAAAAAATATAATCTATAGCAATAAAGGTATGGGGCAAGATGGTTCTACTTATACAGGAAGCACATTTGATAATAGAAATATAGTTGTTCAAGGTGTTATACAAGAAAATAAGGAAATAAATAGAGAAAAATTATTAAGTATAATAAATCCTACATTAAAATCTAAATTATTTTATACGGATGGAAGTATAGAAAAGTATGTAGAATGTATAGTAGAAGTTGCACCTGTTATAACTAAAGATAATAAGCCTAAATTTCAAATAAGTCTTTTATGTAATAATCCATATTGGAAAGATTATACTGACACAAAAATAAATATAGCATTATGGAAAGGCGACTTCCATTTTCCTCTTATAATGCCACAAGGCAAAGGTATTATTATGGGACACAGAGAGCCTTCGTTAATAGTTAATGTAAATAATACAGGACAAGTAAAGACAGGAATGATAATAGAGTTTTACGCACGAGGAACATTAAGTAATCCAAGTCTGTTTAATGTAAATACTAGAGAGTTTATTAAAATAAATAAAGGAATGGTTGCCGGAGAAAAATTTATAATAAATACTAATGAAGGAAAGAAAAAAATACTGCAGAGGCTTAATGGCGTAGAAAAAGATATAATAAATTATCTAGACATTGATGGAGGCGGATATACATTCTTACAACTAGATGCTGGAGATAATTTATTTAGATATAATGCAGATAGTAATTTAGATAATTTAGAAGTAAGTATTTATTTTAGTCCACAGTATTTGGGGGTGTGA
- a CDS encoding siphovirus ReqiPepy6 Gp37-like family protein — MELYIFNRDLELKGILDTFTSLRWIRRYYKGGEFELHCALNSNTLKLLQRENIIYKKDDAEAGYIETRQLKIDNNGQEYLEIKGKFLTNYLDRRINWDRVNFNGKTEELMRKLVNDNAINPSNINRKIPNLILEALKGFNEDIKYQNSFGNILDCLENISNTSNLGYRNLLDIRNRKIIFDAYKGVDRTVNNGTIAPCIFSRDFENILEQEYMDSLNNYRNTTLIAGAGEGSTRKLTSIEEGKGLDRYEMYVDARDLQDIEQQEVEKIDEEGNKTKETIDVEIPWDRYKAQLLQRGKEKLEECNEIQTFNSRLNTNGNNVYKKDFDLGDIVTVVDKKWGIRIDARITEIEEVYEQQGLSINVVFGNNIPTIIDKIKQVVR; from the coding sequence TTGGAGTTATATATATTTAATAGAGATTTAGAGCTAAAAGGTATCTTGGACACATTTACATCTCTTAGATGGATTAGAAGATATTATAAGGGCGGCGAATTTGAGTTACATTGTGCTTTAAATTCTAATACTTTAAAGTTATTACAAAGAGAAAACATTATCTATAAAAAAGATGATGCCGAAGCTGGATATATAGAAACTAGGCAATTAAAAATAGATAACAATGGGCAAGAATATTTAGAAATTAAAGGTAAATTTTTAACTAACTACTTAGATAGGAGAATCAACTGGGATAGAGTTAATTTTAATGGTAAGACAGAAGAATTAATGAGAAAACTTGTTAATGATAATGCTATTAATCCAAGTAATATAAATAGAAAAATTCCAAACTTAATTTTAGAAGCTTTAAAAGGATTTAATGAAGATATTAAATATCAAAATAGTTTTGGAAATATATTAGACTGCTTAGAAAATATAAGTAATACAAGCAACTTAGGCTATAGAAATTTACTAGATATAAGAAACAGGAAAATAATATTTGATGCGTATAAAGGTGTTGATAGAACCGTAAATAATGGTACTATAGCACCTTGTATTTTTTCTAGGGATTTTGAAAATATACTTGAACAAGAATACATGGATAGCTTAAATAATTATAGAAATACAACGTTAATAGCTGGAGCAGGGGAAGGTAGTACAAGGAAATTAACATCTATAGAAGAAGGAAAAGGACTAGATAGATATGAAATGTATGTAGATGCTAGGGATTTACAAGACATAGAGCAACAAGAAGTTGAAAAAATTGATGAAGAAGGCAATAAAACTAAAGAAACTATAGATGTAGAAATTCCTTGGGATAGATATAAAGCACAGTTATTACAGAGGGGAAAAGAGAAATTAGAGGAATGTAATGAAATACAGACATTTAACAGCAGGTTAAATACTAACGGTAACAATGTTTATAAAAAAGATTTTGATTTAGGAGATATAGTAACTGTAGTAGATAAGAAATGGGGAATAAGGATAGATGCGAGGATAACAGAAATTGAGGAAGTATATGAGCAACAAGGATTATCTATTAATGTTGTCTTTGGTAATAATATTCCTACAATAATAGATAAGATAAAACAGGTGGTGAGGTAA